In the genome of Pelagibacterium nitratireducens, one region contains:
- a CDS encoding polysaccharide deacetylase family protein, with product MASAGVDTMSTSSINPMAMSLRTAYQPMPVMPSIFSGKLAGRTMTVSESGPLGLQPGEIILTFDDGPRAGITESILDTLDQYGVKATFLMLGSAAERYPSLVREVAARGHTIGTHTYNHVDLSNLSNQEAVAEIYAGQQAVAAALAPDDLAPSRFFRFPYLAQNGVIRTSAVESRFIVLDVDIDSKDYFAETPQQVLDRTLARLDEQGAGVVLFHDIHLRTAAVLPEFLKTLRERGYQVVALRSSGGGVFDGPVITADASSADPEI from the coding sequence ATGGCCAGTGCGGGCGTCGATACGATGAGCACCAGCTCGATCAATCCGATGGCCATGAGTTTGAGGACGGCCTACCAGCCGATGCCCGTAATGCCTTCAATATTTTCCGGAAAGCTCGCCGGCCGAACGATGACGGTTTCGGAATCCGGGCCGTTGGGTCTGCAACCGGGCGAAATCATACTGACTTTCGATGACGGTCCCCGTGCTGGCATTACTGAGTCCATTCTCGATACGCTGGATCAGTATGGGGTCAAGGCGACCTTCCTCATGCTCGGATCGGCCGCTGAGCGCTATCCCTCGCTTGTGCGCGAGGTTGCGGCCCGCGGACACACGATCGGCACCCACACTTACAATCATGTCGATTTGTCCAATCTGAGCAATCAGGAGGCAGTCGCCGAAATCTATGCGGGGCAACAGGCCGTCGCGGCGGCGCTGGCGCCAGACGATCTCGCGCCGTCGCGTTTTTTCCGGTTCCCCTATCTGGCGCAGAATGGTGTGATCCGCACCAGCGCGGTCGAGAGCCGCTTCATCGTTCTCGATGTGGATATCGACTCCAAGGACTATTTCGCTGAAACTCCGCAACAGGTGCTCGACCGCACGCTTGCGCGGCTTGATGAACAGGGGGCGGGGGTAGTGCTGTTCCACGACATTCACTTGCGAACGGCCGCGGTACTCCCGGAATTTCTCAAGACCTTGCGAGAGCGAGGCTATCAGGTCGTTGCACTGAGATCGTCTGGTGGCGGGGTATTCGACGGCCCCGTCATAACCGCTGATGCATCAAGCGCTGACCCGGAAATCTAG
- a CDS encoding sugar ABC transporter permease has translation MADQNAMSSSSNSSSSGLVMGNPIQRFLSATEIDTRLLGMLGALLLIWIGFHFMSGGLFMTPRNLWNLSVQTASISIMATGMVLVIVTRNIDLSVGSLLGVLAMVMGVTQTEYLPALLGFGHPLIWVITLAVGLAFGLAIGALQGSIIAYLKVPAFIVTLGGYLVWRGAAWWVTSGRTVAPLDTNFRLMGGGPEGAVGYSVSWILALVACLAIGAYLIYARQQRRRFNFPQRPVWAEGVLAILGCGSVIGAVAVFNAYPWPIRIAENYANANNIPVPEGGLFIAHGIAIPVLIAVGVGVVMTFIATRTRFGRYVFAMGGSPEAAELAGINTRWVTVKIFMLMGALCAIAASISSARLNAATNAMGTLDELYVIAAAVIGGTSLSGGVGTIVGAMIGALVMQSLQSGMVLMGLDSPLQSIVVGIVLVVAVWLDTLYRNRGQ, from the coding sequence ATGGCCGATCAGAACGCCATGTCATCATCATCGAACTCATCATCGTCCGGTCTGGTGATGGGCAACCCAATCCAGCGCTTCTTGAGCGCCACCGAGATCGATACCCGTCTTCTGGGCATGCTCGGGGCGCTGCTCTTGATCTGGATTGGCTTCCATTTCATGTCGGGCGGCCTTTTCATGACCCCTCGAAACCTCTGGAACCTCTCGGTTCAGACGGCTTCGATCTCGATCATGGCAACCGGCATGGTGCTGGTCATCGTCACCCGCAACATCGATCTGTCGGTGGGTTCGCTGCTTGGCGTGCTTGCGATGGTCATGGGCGTAACCCAGACCGAATATCTGCCTGCGCTGCTCGGCTTCGGCCATCCGCTGATCTGGGTCATTACGCTTGCCGTGGGCCTTGCGTTCGGCCTCGCGATCGGAGCTTTGCAGGGCTCGATCATCGCCTATCTCAAGGTGCCCGCCTTTATTGTCACGCTGGGCGGCTATCTCGTCTGGCGCGGTGCGGCCTGGTGGGTGACATCGGGGCGGACGGTCGCGCCGCTCGATACCAATTTCCGCTTGATGGGTGGCGGTCCGGAAGGTGCGGTTGGCTATTCGGTGAGCTGGATTTTGGCGCTCGTTGCCTGCCTGGCCATCGGCGCCTATCTCATCTATGCGCGCCAGCAGCGCCGGCGGTTCAACTTCCCGCAGCGCCCCGTCTGGGCGGAGGGCGTTCTCGCCATACTCGGCTGCGGTTCGGTCATCGGTGCGGTGGCGGTCTTCAATGCCTATCCCTGGCCCATCCGTATTGCGGAAAACTATGCAAACGCCAACAACATCCCCGTTCCGGAAGGCGGGCTGTTCATTGCGCATGGCATTGCCATTCCTGTGCTGATCGCCGTGGGTGTCGGGGTCGTCATGACCTTCATTGCGACGCGCACCCGGTTCGGGCGGTATGTCTTTGCCATGGGCGGCAGCCCTGAAGCGGCCGAACTGGCCGGTATCAATACCCGCTGGGTCACCGTCAAGATCTTCATGCTCATGGGCGCGCTGTGCGCCATCGCCGCGTCGATCTCTTCGGCTCGGCTTAACGCGGCAACCAATGCCATGGGCACGCTGGACGAGCTTTACGTCATCGCTGCGGCGGTGATTGGCGGCACCTCGCTTTCGGGCGGTGTGGGTACCATCGTCGGCGCCATGATCGGCGCGCTTGTGATGCAGTCACTCCAGTCCGGCATGGTGCTGATGGGGCTCGACAGCCCGCTTCAGTCGATCGTCGTGGGCATAGTCCTCGTGGTCGCGGTCTGGCTCGATACGCTCTACCGCAATCGCGGGCAGTAA
- a CDS encoding ATP-binding cassette domain-containing protein → MNQHVTTPLVELEDISIAFGGIRAVDSASIDLYPGEVVGLLGHNGAGKSTLIKILSGAYKRDSGDIRIDGQSATINNPRDAKAYGIETIYQTLAVADNVDAAANLFLGRELTTAIGTLDDVAMEHKAREVMGRLNPNFRRFKEPVKALSGGQRQSVAIARAILFNARILIMDEPTAALGPQETTQVGDLIKQLKSEGIGIFLISHDIHDVFDLADRVCVMKNGQVVGSAKTADVTKDEVLGMIILGKCPPGATPGPGAMKE, encoded by the coding sequence ATGAACCAACACGTGACAACTCCGCTCGTTGAACTCGAAGACATTTCCATCGCGTTCGGTGGCATTCGTGCCGTCGACAGCGCTTCCATCGATCTTTATCCCGGTGAGGTGGTCGGTCTGCTCGGGCATAATGGCGCGGGAAAATCGACGCTGATCAAGATACTGTCGGGTGCCTACAAGCGAGATTCGGGCGATATTCGGATCGATGGGCAGAGCGCAACGATCAACAATCCTCGCGATGCCAAGGCATATGGCATCGAGACGATCTACCAGACCCTCGCGGTGGCCGACAATGTCGATGCTGCGGCCAATCTGTTCCTCGGGCGTGAATTGACCACGGCGATCGGCACGCTCGATGACGTCGCCATGGAACACAAGGCACGCGAGGTCATGGGACGCCTCAACCCCAATTTCCGGCGTTTCAAGGAGCCGGTCAAAGCCCTTTCGGGCGGTCAGCGCCAGTCGGTGGCCATTGCACGGGCAATCCTGTTCAATGCGCGGATACTGATCATGGACGAACCTACAGCCGCGTTGGGACCGCAGGAGACCACGCAGGTCGGTGATCTCATCAAGCAGCTCAAGTCCGAAGGCATCGGTATCTTTCTCATCAGTCACGACATTCACGACGTGTTCGATCTCGCCGACAGGGTGTGCGTGATGAAGAATGGCCAGGTGGTTGGCTCTGCCAAGACCGCCGACGTGACCAAGGACGAAGTGCTGGGCATGATCATTCTGGGCAAATGCCCACCGGGTGCCACGCCGGGGCCGGGGGCCATGAAAGAGTGA
- a CDS encoding S-(hydroxymethyl)glutathione dehydrogenase/class III alcohol dehydrogenase, giving the protein MKTRAAVAFEAGRPLEIVELDLDGPKAGEVLVEIKATGICHTDDFTLSGADPEGLFPAVLGHEGAGVVVEVGAGVTSVKPGDHVIPLYTPECRECPSCLSRKTNLCTAIRATQGQGLMPDGTSRFSYKGKPVFHYMGCSTFSNYTVMPEIAVAKIDASAPFDKVCYVGCGVTTGVGAVLNTAKVEQGATAVVFGLGGIGLNVIQGLRMAGADMIIGVDLNNDKQSWGTRFGMTHFVNPREIEGDIVSHIVNMTKRGADQIGGADYTFDCTGNVTVMRQALEASHRGWGKSVIIGVAGAGQEISTRPFQLVTGRTWMGTAFGGARGRTDVPKVVDWYMNGKIEIDPMITHTLRLEDINKGFELMHSGESIRSVVLY; this is encoded by the coding sequence ATGAAGACGCGGGCTGCAGTTGCATTTGAGGCCGGCAGGCCGCTGGAAATCGTCGAGCTCGACCTCGATGGCCCCAAGGCGGGTGAAGTGCTTGTCGAAATCAAGGCGACCGGCATCTGCCACACCGACGATTTCACGCTTTCCGGTGCGGATCCCGAGGGATTGTTTCCCGCCGTACTCGGCCATGAAGGGGCCGGGGTGGTCGTGGAGGTCGGCGCAGGTGTGACGTCGGTCAAACCCGGTGATCACGTCATTCCGCTCTACACGCCCGAGTGTCGGGAATGTCCGTCCTGCTTGTCGCGCAAGACCAATCTTTGTACCGCCATCCGCGCCACGCAGGGGCAGGGATTGATGCCCGACGGAACGTCCCGCTTTTCCTACAAGGGCAAGCCCGTGTTCCATTACATGGGCTGCTCGACCTTCTCGAACTATACCGTCATGCCCGAAATCGCGGTGGCCAAGATCGATGCCAGCGCGCCGTTCGACAAGGTCTGCTACGTCGGGTGTGGTGTAACGACGGGCGTTGGCGCAGTGCTCAACACCGCCAAGGTGGAGCAGGGGGCTACTGCCGTTGTGTTCGGGCTCGGCGGTATCGGGCTCAATGTCATTCAGGGCCTGCGCATGGCCGGTGCCGACATGATCATCGGCGTCGATCTCAACAATGACAAGCAAAGCTGGGGCACGCGCTTCGGGATGACCCATTTCGTCAACCCGCGTGAGATCGAAGGCGATATCGTCAGCCATATCGTCAACATGACCAAGCGAGGTGCCGATCAGATTGGTGGTGCCGATTATACATTCGATTGCACGGGCAATGTGACGGTGATGCGTCAGGCTCTCGAAGCCAGCCATCGTGGCTGGGGCAAATCGGTCATCATCGGCGTGGCCGGCGCCGGGCAGGAAATTTCCACGCGTCCTTTCCAGCTCGTCACGGGCCGCACCTGGATGGGCACGGCGTTTGGCGGCGCGCGCGGGCGCACGGACGTGCCAAAAGTCGTCGACTGGTACATGAACGGCAAGATCGAGATCGATCCGATGATCACCCACACGCTGCGGCTCGAAGACATCAACAAGGGGTTCGAGCTGATGCATTCGGGCGAATCCATCCGGTCGGTGGTTCTTTACTGA
- the rlmB gene encoding 23S rRNA (guanosine(2251)-2'-O)-methyltransferase RlmB translates to MVVATFPVNCHRKEISYVSPLCLPLAEFAAKRYAIAMSKNKFPPKRRPPILPDDGPVYLYGLHTVRAALDNPRRAKRRLLATPNGLNRLTEGAALPQLAVQETTPRDLDKLLGADAVHQGVALEVDPVDRFGLTDIEKLDLVIVLDQVTDPHNVGAILRTACAFGADAVVTTARYAPRETGVLAKSASGALDLIPMVSVRNLGDALETLKSNGLVCLGFDSEAPGLLRPRPAGGKLAIVLGAEGKGLRQKTRSLCDEMVRLDMPGPIKSLNVSNAAAIALFAATTG, encoded by the coding sequence ATGGTGGTAGCGACCTTCCCTGTCAACTGCCATCGCAAGGAAATTTCATATGTTTCACCACTGTGCTTGCCGCTTGCCGAGTTCGCGGCAAAGCGATACGCCATTGCCATGAGCAAGAACAAGTTCCCACCCAAAAGGCGCCCACCCATCCTGCCGGACGATGGGCCGGTCTATCTTTACGGGCTGCACACCGTGCGCGCCGCGCTCGACAATCCGCGTCGCGCCAAGCGGCGACTCCTGGCAACACCGAACGGTCTCAACAGATTGACCGAGGGCGCGGCCCTGCCCCAATTGGCAGTACAAGAAACGACGCCTCGTGACCTCGACAAACTGCTCGGTGCAGATGCGGTGCATCAGGGTGTTGCACTGGAAGTCGATCCGGTCGATCGCTTCGGCCTTACCGATATCGAAAAGCTCGACCTGGTGATCGTTCTCGATCAGGTGACCGATCCGCACAATGTCGGGGCCATCCTGCGAACGGCCTGCGCCTTCGGCGCCGATGCAGTGGTTACCACGGCGCGTTACGCGCCCCGGGAAACCGGTGTACTGGCCAAATCGGCCTCCGGAGCGCTGGATCTGATTCCCATGGTGTCGGTGCGCAATCTCGGCGATGCGCTCGAAACCCTCAAGAGCAACGGCCTTGTGTGTCTAGGGTTTGATTCCGAAGCGCCCGGACTGCTACGCCCCCGCCCCGCCGGCGGCAAGCTGGCCATCGTGCTCGGCGCCGAAGGCAAGGGGTTGCGGCAGAAAACGCGGTCGCTGTGCGACGAGATGGTGCGGCTCGATATGCCCGGACCGATCAAATCGCTCAACGTCTCCAATGCTGCGGCAATTGCCCTGTTCGCCGCCACAACCGGCTAG
- a CDS encoding YaiI/YqxD family protein — protein sequence MPEIYVDADSCPVKAEVTRVAERHGLVVTFVANFGLRPSRDPMIRHVMVPQGADAADDWIVDHAGAGDIVITSDIPLASRALEKGAHVLGPSGKPFTTASIGMALAMRDLNQHLRETGESKGYNREFTARDKSSFLQALDELAARLKRERSAK from the coding sequence ATGCCTGAAATCTACGTCGACGCTGATTCGTGCCCGGTCAAGGCCGAAGTCACCCGCGTTGCCGAGCGGCATGGGCTCGTTGTGACCTTCGTTGCGAATTTCGGTCTGCGACCGTCGCGCGATCCCATGATCCGCCACGTCATGGTGCCCCAGGGTGCCGATGCCGCCGACGACTGGATCGTCGATCATGCCGGTGCCGGCGACATTGTTATCACCTCCGACATCCCGCTGGCGTCACGCGCGCTGGAAAAGGGTGCCCATGTTCTGGGCCCGTCCGGCAAGCCGTTTACGACAGCTTCGATCGGCATGGCGCTGGCCATGCGCGATCTCAACCAGCACTTGCGCGAAACCGGCGAGAGCAAGGGCTACAACCGCGAGTTCACCGCGCGCGACAAGTCGAGTTTTCTCCAGGCCCTCGACGAACTTGCAGCTCGGCTCAAGCGGGAGCGCTCGGCCAAGTAA
- the xylF gene encoding D-xylose ABC transporter substrate-binding protein: protein MKTFAAALLGTTVLFGLAGGALAQDITVGVSWSNFQEERWKTDEAAIQAQLDEMGASYISADAQSSASKQLTDIESLIAQGADALIVLAQDTDAIQPAIAAAVAEGIPVIGYDRLIENADAFYITFDNQGVGRLQAESVFAVQPTGNYVFIKGSSTDPNADFLHAGQLEVLQDAIDAGDIVNVGEAYTDGWLPENAQANMEQFLTANNNEVDAVVASNDGTAGGAIAALAAQGLDGAVPVSGQDGDHAALNRIALGTQTVSVWKDSRELGAKAAEIAVELAGGAALADIEGSVTFDGGPNGVEMNSLFLAPVAITQDNLDVVIDAGWVSKDVVCQGVDAGSVAACD, encoded by the coding sequence ATGAAAACTTTCGCAGCTGCCCTTCTGGGCACGACTGTTCTTTTCGGTCTGGCCGGGGGCGCACTGGCTCAGGACATCACCGTTGGCGTTTCCTGGTCCAACTTCCAGGAAGAGCGCTGGAAGACCGACGAGGCAGCCATCCAGGCTCAGCTTGATGAAATGGGCGCCAGCTACATTTCCGCAGACGCGCAGTCTTCAGCATCCAAGCAGCTTACCGATATCGAAAGCCTTATCGCTCAGGGCGCCGATGCGCTCATCGTTCTGGCTCAGGATACCGATGCCATCCAGCCGGCAATCGCCGCCGCAGTGGCAGAGGGCATCCCGGTGATCGGCTATGACCGCCTCATCGAAAATGCCGATGCGTTCTACATCACCTTCGACAACCAGGGTGTTGGCCGCCTGCAGGCTGAATCGGTGTTTGCCGTGCAGCCGACCGGCAATTACGTCTTCATCAAGGGCTCGAGCACCGATCCCAACGCGGACTTCCTGCATGCGGGTCAGCTCGAAGTGCTTCAGGATGCGATCGACGCCGGCGATATCGTCAATGTCGGCGAAGCCTATACCGATGGCTGGCTCCCGGAAAACGCTCAGGCCAACATGGAACAGTTCCTGACCGCCAATAACAACGAGGTCGATGCGGTCGTTGCCTCGAACGACGGTACCGCTGGTGGCGCCATTGCCGCCCTTGCTGCTCAGGGGCTTGATGGTGCTGTGCCGGTCTCGGGCCAGGATGGCGATCATGCCGCCCTCAACCGTATCGCTCTTGGCACCCAGACCGTGTCGGTCTGGAAAGACAGCCGTGAACTTGGCGCCAAGGCTGCCGAGATCGCAGTTGAATTGGCCGGCGGCGCTGCACTTGCCGATATCGAAGGCTCGGTGACGTTTGATGGTGGCCCGAATGGCGTCGAGATGAACTCGCTGTTCCTGGCTCCCGTTGCGATCACGCAGGACAATCTTGATGTGGTCATTGACGCTGGCTGGGTCAGCAAGGACGTTGTCTGTCAGGGCGTTGACGCCGGTTCGGTTGCCGCTTGCGACTGA